Within the Serratia sp. UGAL515B_01 genome, the region CCCTACTCCAACGGTAGGTGTGGTGACATTGAAGGCTGAATCCCTCAATATTACTACCGATCTTCCTGGACGTACCTCTGCTTATCGCGTTGCCGAAGTTCGCCCTCAGGTAAGTGGCATAATCCTGAAACGCAACTTTACTGAAGGCAGCGATATCAAGGCGGGAGTTTCACTGTATCAGATCGATCCCGCTACCTATCAGGCGGCTTACAACAGCGCTAAAGGTGAACTGGCTAAAGCACAAGCCGCGGCTGAAATCGCTCGTCTGACGGTAAACCGCTATAAGCCGTTGCTGGGAACCAATTTTATCAGTAAACAGGACTTCGACACCGCTGTTTCTACGCAAACACAGGCTAATGCCGCTGTTATTGCTGCCAAAGCTGCCGTCGAAACCGCACGTATCAATCTGGCATATACAAAAGTAACCTCACCTATTTCTGGCCGTATAGGTAAATCTACAGTTACCGAAGGAGCCCTAGTGACCTCCGGTCAGGCAAACGCGCTGGCAACAGTACAGCAGTTAGACCCGATGTATGTGGATGTCACACAATCCAGCAACGATTTTCTTCGTTTGAAGCAGGAGCTGGCTGACGGCACCCTGCAACAGGAAAACGGTAAGGCCAAAGTGAAGTTACTGCTTGAGAATGGGCAAGAATATGCCCATGAGGGCAGGCTAGAGTTCTCCGACGTCACCGTCGATGAGACCACTGGCTCTATCACTATCCGCGCAATTTTCCCAAACCCTAACAATGGCTTACTTCCAGGCATGTTCGTTCGTGCCCGTCTGGAAGAAGGAATTCGCAGCGAGGCGCTGCTGGTTCCACAACAGGGTGTCACTCGTAACCCCCGCGGTGAAGCAACCGCGCTGGTCGTTGGTGCCGACGATAAAGTGGAACTGCGTACGCTGACTGCTACTCAGGCAATCGGCGATAAATGGTTAGTGACTGCCGGACTGAAAGCGGGCGATCGCGTTATTGTGACCGGCTTGCAAAAAGTCAAACCGGGCGCCCAAGTCAAGGTACAAGAGGCTGATAGCCAAGTGTCTAGCCAACCACAGACTGCGTCTGAACCCGCGAAGAAGTCTTAAAAAGGAGCCGGTAATACATGGCTAAGTTCTTTATAGATCGCCCTATTTTTGCGTGGGTAATCGCCATCATCATTATGCTGGCAGGTATCCTGTCGATAATGAAACTGCCTGTTGCACAATACCCTACGATTGCGCCACCGGCAGTGACGATTTCCGCTAACTACCGGGGGGCTGATGCTAAAACTGTGCAGGACACTGTGACACAGGTTATCGAGCAGAATATGAATGGTATTGATAACCTGTTGTACATGTCCTCAAGCAGTGACTCGTCTGGCAATGTTCAGATCACTCTTACCTTCGACTCGGGTGCCGATCCTGATATTGCTCAGGTACAGGTACAGAACAAGCTGCAACTGGCTATGCCGCTATTGCCGCAGGAAGTGCAACAACAAGGCGTTAGCGTAGAGAAATCAAGCAGTAGCTTCCTGATGGTGGCAGGCTTCATTTCTGAAGACGGCAGCATGACGCAGGAAGATATCGCAGACTATGTAGGTTCCAATATCAAGGATCCGATCAGTCGTACTTCTGGTGTAGGAACTGTGCAGTTATTCGGTTCCCAATATGCAATGCGTATCTGGCTCGACCCAAACAAACTGAACAATTACCATCTCACGCCTGGAGATGTCGTCACCGCTATCCGTGTCCAGAATAACCAGGTTGCCGCCGGTCAGCTTGGCGGTACACCGCCGGTTAAAGGCCAACAGCTAAACGCCTCAATCGTTGCACAGACCCGTCTGACTTCGCCGGAAGAGTTCGGCAAAATCATGCTTAAAGTCAATGCCGATGGTTCTCAGGTGCGTTTGCGAGACGTTGCCAGGGTTGAACTTGGCGGGGAAAGCTACAACGTGATTGCCCGCTATAACGGTAAACCGGCTTCTGGTATCGGTATCAAACTGGCTACCGGTGCCAATGCGCTGAATACATCAGCGGCTGTCAAAGCTGAATTGACCAAGTTAGAACCGTTTTTCCCGGCGAGCCTGAAAGTGGTTTACCCCTACGACACCACACCCTTCGTTAAGATTTCTATTTACGAAGTGGTAAAAACGCTGATCGAAGCGATTATTCTGGTGTTTATGGTGATGTATCTGTTCCTGCAGAACTTCCGCGCTACACTGATCCCAACAATTGCCGTACCCGTAGTGTTATTGGGAACATTCGCAATCTTAGCAACCTTCGGCTACTCGATAAACACCCTGACCATGTTCGCTATGGTGCTGGCTATCGGCCTTTTGGTAGACGATGCCATTGTGGTGGTGGAAAACGTCGAACGTGTTATGGCTGAAGAGGGTTTACCGCCAAAAGAAGCCACCAAGAAGTCGATGGACCAGATCCAAGGCGCTCTGGTAGGTATAGCACTGGTGCTATCAGCAGTGTTTGTTCCAATGGCATTCTTCGGTGGTTCAACCGGAGCTATCTATCGTCAGTTCTCGATAACTATCGTTTCGGCGATGGTACTTTCTGTTTTGGTCGCCTTGATCCTGACGCCTGCGCTTTGTGCCACAATGCTCAAACCGATCGCAAAAGGCGATCATGGCGCAACTACAGGTTTCTTCGGTTGGTTCAACCGCATGTTCGAGAAAAGCACGCATCACTACACAGACAGTGTGGCAAACATCTTGCGCAGCACTGGCCGTTATTTGGTGATTTATGTGCTACTGGTGGTCGGCATGGGCTTGCTGTTCATGCGTTTACCTTCTTCGTTTCTACCGGATGAAGATCAGGGGATCCTATTGACCATGGTGCAACTCCCTGCTGGTGCGACTCAGGAGCGTACCCAGAAAGTGTTGGACGAAGTAAACGATTACTTTCTCACCAAAGAGAAAGACAACGTTAATTCTGTGTTTACCGTTAACGGTTTCGGTTTCAGCGGCCAAGGGCAAAATACCGGCTTAGCCTTCGTCAGCCTGAAGGACTGGTCCGAACGCCATGGTGCGCAAAACAAGGTACCAGCCATTTCAGGGCGAGCGATGGGGGCATTCTCACAAATTAAAGATGGTATGGTATTCGCCTTTAATCTACCTGCAATTATTGAATTAGGTAGCGCAACCGGATTTGACTTCCAACTGCTCGATCAGGCAAACCTTGGCCATGAAAAATTGACCGAAGCTCGCAACCAACTGTTTGGTATGGCGGCAAAGCACCCCGACATGTTGGTCGGCATGCGTCCAAACGGTCTCGAAGATACCCCTCAATTCAAACTGGAAATTGACCAGGAAAAAGCGCAGGCACTGGGCATTTCCCTGAGTGATATCAACACCACCTTGAGCACGTCTTTGGGTGGAGCCTACGTGAACGATTTTATTGATCGTGGTCGCGTGAAAAAGGTCTATCTACAAGCTGAAGCCCCATTCCGTATGCTACCAGGGGATATTGATAACTGGCATGTGCGCGGTGCCTCCGGCCAAATGGTACCGTTCTCTACATTTTCCAGTGCCAAGTGGCAGTTCGGTTCGCCACGTCTAGAACGCTATAACGGTCTGCCATCAATGGAGATCCTGGGTCAGGCAGCTCCAGGTAGAAGTAATGGTGAGGCTATGGATCTGATGGAGGAGCTGGCTGCCAAACTACCCAGTGGCATAGGCTATGATTGGACCGGTATGTCCTATCAGGAACGACTATCAGGGAATCAGGCACTCTCGCTGTACGCAATCTCATTGGTCGTGGTGTTCCTATGTCTTGCAGCATTGTACGAGAGCTGGTCGATTCCTTTCTCGGTTATGCTGGTCGTCCCGCTGGGCATTGTGGGTGCGTTGTTGGCAACCACAATGCGTGGGCTGGAAAATGATGTTTATTTCAAAGTAGGCTTGTTGACCACCATTGGTTTGTCAGCAAAGAACGCGATCTTGATTGTGGAATTCGCCAAAGACCTAATGGAGAAGGAAGGTAAAGGCCTTATAGAAGCCACGTTGGAAGCCGTTCGCATGCGACTGCGCCCTATCCTGATGACTTCATTAGCCTTCATTCTAGGCGTATTGCCATTGGTTATCAGCAGTGGCGCAGGCTCTGGTGCTCAGAACGCAGTAGGTACTGGCGTTATGGGGGGAATGATAGCCGCAACCGTATTGGCTATCTTCTTTGTACCATTGTTCTTTGTCGTCGTTCGTCGTCGCTTCGGCAAGAAATCTGAAGATGTAGAGCACGCTCATCCGATTGTGCGGCACTGAAACCTTCTCTAGCTAAAACAAGGCCGCATCCCATGCGGCCTTTTCTTTGTCTACCGCTTTATGAATGAAAAAAGTTCTCATTAAATATTTTCTACTATTGAACATGAAACCGAGGAGATGCATAATATTTGTTATATTATAACATAACAGGTAGTTATTTATGAAAACAGGCATTCATCCTAACTATCGTACTGTGGTATTCCATGATCTCAGTGCTGATACTTATTTTAAAATCGGTTCAACCATCAAAACTGATCGTACTATCGAAATCGATGGGGAAAGTCTGCCTTACGTCACTATTGACGTCTCTTCAGCTTCCCACCCTTACTACACTGGCAAGCAGAAAGAGTTCTCGAAAGAGGGTAGCACTGCCCGCTTCCAACAACGTTTTGGTCGATTGATCGGCAGCAGAAAATAACGAGGGATTATTATGCAAGTCTTAAGTTCATTACGCTCAACAAAGAAACGCCATCCAGATTGTAAAGTTGTACGTCGCCATGGGCGCATCTATGTGATCTGTAAATCCAACCCACGTTTTAAAGCCGTGCAAGGCCGCAAGAAAAAACGTTAACCCCCACCCCAATACCATCTTTCATCAAGGCCCCGTGTTGTTTAACGGGGTCTCTATATTGATACAAGAGTCGTGACTACGGCTCCCAACAGGCCGAACTGAAAGATGACCTACACTACGCTATCAGCCTGAGAGATTGCATTACCATCTCGCGAGTTTCACCTCCCCATTACCATCTCGATCTTTCCCCAGCCTTCCATCTTCCGATTGAAGGTATATCCAAAGTGTGAAAAAAGAGTCATTCAACAAAAAATTTAACCACCGAGGAGAGAAAAAGAGTAAGATAGAGCGCTGTAAGTTATAGAACCAGATAACAAACGGCAACTAGACCAAGACGTCGTTTTAAAACAGGTCTATTTTTAGTAAAGCTATTAAAGAAATTTTCTGTTTTCCAGTAGACGGTGTTGATACCTAAATCAATAGCAATGTCTATTTTTTATTCAGAGAAAGTGTTTATTGCTGAAAATTATTAGAAATAATGAAGATTGATAATGTCAATAATAATTATTATTCAATGAGTTACTACCATCACCCGTCAATCTCTCATGTATACTTGGACATCAATAGTGACAAACACATTAATAACGCTGTTATTTTCACATTGAGGAAAAGGGTTCGCTTTTGTTGTAATCGGCAACATACGCCCTTCTACTAATGATGAATTGTAAGTTTAGGTAATAGTAAAAGGCCAGATGGTAAAAAATGATTTATATTTATTATACTGGAAGCTTAATAAGCCGCTACAAGTAACTCGCTTTTTTCGCTTATGGTGTAAGTCAATGTACTCACAGAGTGTTATCAACACCGAAATTAAGACTGACGGGGGATGATATGGATGAGTATTCGCCAAAAAGGCATGATATTGCTCAACTCAAATTCTTGTGTGAAAATCTGTATGATGAAGGCATAGCTACCTTAGGTGGCAGCCATCACGGTTGGGTAAACGACCCAACATCCTCTGTCAATCTCCAGCTTAATGAGCTGATTGAGCATATTGCTTCATTTGTAATGAGCTTTAAAATTAAATACATGGAAGAAAGTGATTTGTCAGGGGTAGTTGAAGAATACCTCGACGATACCTATACTCTGTTCAGTAGTTACGGTATTAATGACTCAGACTTACGCCGTTGGGAAAAAACCAAGGCGCGAGCATTCAGAATGTTCTCAGGAGAGAGCACCTGTACCACGATGAAAACTTAGGGGATATTTGTCCCCCGATCAATTCTACAGTTAATAAGATTAAAGGTTATCATGACTAAAATTGACTATCTGATGCGTTTGCGTAAATGCACCACGATTGAAACACTAGAGCGTGTTATTGAGAAAAACAAGTACGAGCTATCTAACGATGAGCTGGAGCTTTTCTACTCTGCAGCCGACCATCGCCTTGCCGAGCTCACCATGAACAAGCTATACGACAAAATCCCCG harbors:
- a CDS encoding efflux RND transporter periplasmic adaptor subunit, with the translated sequence MNKNRGVTPLAVVLMLSLGLVLTGCNDKENQQQGAKPPTPTVGVVTLKAESLNITTDLPGRTSAYRVAEVRPQVSGIILKRNFTEGSDIKAGVSLYQIDPATYQAAYNSAKGELAKAQAAAEIARLTVNRYKPLLGTNFISKQDFDTAVSTQTQANAAVIAAKAAVETARINLAYTKVTSPISGRIGKSTVTEGALVTSGQANALATVQQLDPMYVDVTQSSNDFLRLKQELADGTLQQENGKAKVKLLLENGQEYAHEGRLEFSDVTVDETTGSITIRAIFPNPNNGLLPGMFVRARLEEGIRSEALLVPQQGVTRNPRGEATALVVGADDKVELRTLTATQAIGDKWLVTAGLKAGDRVIVTGLQKVKPGAQVKVQEADSQVSSQPQTASEPAKKS
- the acrB gene encoding multidrug efflux RND transporter permease subunit AcrB, encoding MAKFFIDRPIFAWVIAIIIMLAGILSIMKLPVAQYPTIAPPAVTISANYRGADAKTVQDTVTQVIEQNMNGIDNLLYMSSSSDSSGNVQITLTFDSGADPDIAQVQVQNKLQLAMPLLPQEVQQQGVSVEKSSSSFLMVAGFISEDGSMTQEDIADYVGSNIKDPISRTSGVGTVQLFGSQYAMRIWLDPNKLNNYHLTPGDVVTAIRVQNNQVAAGQLGGTPPVKGQQLNASIVAQTRLTSPEEFGKIMLKVNADGSQVRLRDVARVELGGESYNVIARYNGKPASGIGIKLATGANALNTSAAVKAELTKLEPFFPASLKVVYPYDTTPFVKISIYEVVKTLIEAIILVFMVMYLFLQNFRATLIPTIAVPVVLLGTFAILATFGYSINTLTMFAMVLAIGLLVDDAIVVVENVERVMAEEGLPPKEATKKSMDQIQGALVGIALVLSAVFVPMAFFGGSTGAIYRQFSITIVSAMVLSVLVALILTPALCATMLKPIAKGDHGATTGFFGWFNRMFEKSTHHYTDSVANILRSTGRYLVIYVLLVVGMGLLFMRLPSSFLPDEDQGILLTMVQLPAGATQERTQKVLDEVNDYFLTKEKDNVNSVFTVNGFGFSGQGQNTGLAFVSLKDWSERHGAQNKVPAISGRAMGAFSQIKDGMVFAFNLPAIIELGSATGFDFQLLDQANLGHEKLTEARNQLFGMAAKHPDMLVGMRPNGLEDTPQFKLEIDQEKAQALGISLSDINTTLSTSLGGAYVNDFIDRGRVKKVYLQAEAPFRMLPGDIDNWHVRGASGQMVPFSTFSSAKWQFGSPRLERYNGLPSMEILGQAAPGRSNGEAMDLMEELAAKLPSGIGYDWTGMSYQERLSGNQALSLYAISLVVVFLCLAALYESWSIPFSVMLVVPLGIVGALLATTMRGLENDVYFKVGLLTTIGLSAKNAILIVEFAKDLMEKEGKGLIEATLEAVRMRLRPILMTSLAFILGVLPLVISSGAGSGAQNAVGTGVMGGMIAATVLAIFFVPLFFVVVRRRFGKKSEDVEHAHPIVRH
- a CDS encoding type B 50S ribosomal protein L31 yields the protein MKTGIHPNYRTVVFHDLSADTYFKIGSTIKTDRTIEIDGESLPYVTIDVSSASHPYYTGKQKEFSKEGSTARFQQRFGRLIGSRK
- the ykgO gene encoding type B 50S ribosomal protein L36 translates to MQVLSSLRSTKKRHPDCKVVRRHGRIYVICKSNPRFKAVQGRKKKR
- the tomB gene encoding Hha toxicity modulator TomB — its product is MDEYSPKRHDIAQLKFLCENLYDEGIATLGGSHHGWVNDPTSSVNLQLNELIEHIASFVMSFKIKYMEESDLSGVVEEYLDDTYTLFSSYGINDSDLRRWEKTKARAFRMFSGESTCTTMKT
- a CDS encoding HHA domain-containing protein; the encoded protein is MTKIDYLMRLRKCTTIETLERVIEKNKYELSNDELELFYSAADHRLAELTMNKLYDKIPVAVWKYVR